A stretch of Lactuca sativa cultivar Salinas chromosome 6, Lsat_Salinas_v11, whole genome shotgun sequence DNA encodes these proteins:
- the LOC111903822 gene encoding uncharacterized protein LOC111903822, whose amino-acid sequence MNSSSSNSNNGFSSFNEANPILGFSSPPLTAARKPGAATSSASTRFLKVRNQASFHNHKSTNPLGFNQFTSSSEAVLGNLSFENDPKETFLFGANNSNSSSHWNLERGVSSEISNVILDDMLKMKIDSDKGYANPTQDKADVDKSSVDELPNEVSKLKIHDSTNESQFIDFVQSEKMGEFAFTSKLDDIGAPQVEFRTPDMRSNLFSGMNRFEAKKDSVKDTRSKKKKDKSKNSIVGHSRLQEDYGFTRRNPSENPDGFEFEAYLPLNIRPYDEKLADLSRLSGIKGQEVDLSNFLSKKGADLKPVNEQAFTSSSSKIAEDACEKWRLRGNQAYNNGELVKAEDCYTQGLNSVSENEKSRSCLKALMLCYSNRSATRVSLGKMKEALQDCLMASTIDPNFLKVQLRAAHCYLAIGETENAKQQYTKCMQQPGNDKKVIAEASEGLEKAQKVSECIKQCNDLSQRQDSRDLESAMRFMNEALQISTCSDKLLQMKADTLFMLQRYEEVIQTCEQITSDEASNLIVKSYFYLGKLDDALEFIKKQENSSCIIPLSDTIRELLSYKKAGNEAYKSGKHTEAIEHYTAALSHSVESRSFASVCFCNRSAAYRGLGQITDAIADCSLAIALDPNYLKAISRRASLHEMIRDYGQVAIDLERLVSLLTTRVDEKGVNEIKQTRIWLSNVEEESRKGIPLNMYLILGTESNANASDIKKAYRKAALRHHPDKAAQSVVRSDDGDDGLWKEIAENVHKDVDRLFKMIGEAYAVLSNPLKRSQYDQDEEMRNEGRSFSRSKSSRMGTDVQNAVFTRTGSHH is encoded by the exons ATGAACTCTTCGTCATCGAACTCAAATAATGGATTCTCGAGTTTCAACGAAGCAAATCCCATTCTGGGGTTTAGTTCGCCGCCGTTGACGGCCGCCAGGAAGCCCGGTGCTGCTACTAGTTCAGCTTCGACACGGTTTTTGAAGGTGAGAAATCAAGCATCTTTTCATAATCATAAGTCTACTAATCCTCTAGGATTTAACCAATTTACGAGCTCATCTGAAGCGGTTTTAGGAAATTTGAGTTTCGAAAATGATCCCAAGGAGACGTTCCTATTTGGTGCAAACAATTCCAATTCCAGTTCACATTGGAATCTGGAAAGGGGAGTTTCTAGCGAGATTTCCAATGTCATTCTAGATGATATGTTGAAAATGAAGATCGATTCCGATAAAGGTTATGCAAATCCAACTCAGGACAAAGCTGATGTCGACAAATCTTCAGTCGATGAACTGCCAAACGAGGTTAGCAAGTTGAAGATACATGATTCAACAAACGAAAGCCAGTTCATCGATTTTGTTCAATCGGAAAAAATGGGCGAGTTTGCTTTTACAAGCAAATTGGATGATATAGGGGCTCCACAGGTAGAATTCAGAACACCAGACATGAGAAGTAACTTGTTTTCTGGGATGAATAGATTCGAAGCAAAGAAGGATTCTGTTAAAGACACAAggtcaaagaaaaagaaagacAAGTCAAAAAACTCCATTGTTGGTCATTCAAGGCTTCAAGAAGATTATGGGTTTACCAGAAGAAATCCATCTGAAAATCCAGATGGTTTTGAATTTGAAGCATACTTACCACTAAATATTCGTCCATATGATGAAAAACTAGCTGATTTATCTAGATTATCAGGTATAAAGGGTCAAGAAGTTGATTTGTCTAACTTCTTAAGCAAAAAAGGGGCCGACTTAAAACCAGTAAATGAACAAGCTTTTACTTCATCTTCCAGCAAAATAGCAGAGGACGCCTGTGAGAAATGGCGATTGAG GGGAAACCAAGCTTACAACAATGGCGAACTGGTTAAAGCAGAGGATTGTTATACACAAGGGTTAAATTCAGTATCTGAAAATGAAAAATCTAGAAGCTGTCTTAAGGCTTTGATGTTGTGCTATAGCAATCGTTCAGcaactagggtttctcttggaaaGATGAAAGAAGCTTTACAAGACTGTTTAATGGCTTCCACCATAGATCCTAACTTTCTCAAGGTCCAACTTCGAGCTGCACA TTGTTACCTTGCTATTGGAGAAACTGAAAATGCAAAACAGCAATATACAAAGTGCATGCAACAACCTGGAAATGACAAGAAAGTAATAGCAGAGGCCTCTGAAGGTCTAGAAAAGGCACAG AAAGTGTCTGAATGTATTAAGCAATGTAACGATCTTTCCCAAAGACAAGATTCTCGAGACTTAGAATCTGCAATGAGATTCATGAATGAAGCTCTACAGATAAGCACTTGTTCAGATAAATTGCTCCAGATGAAAGCAGACACCCTATTCATG TTGCAGAGGTATGAAGAGGTGATTCAGACGTGTGAACAGATCACTTCTGATGAAGCATCAAACTTGATTGttaaatcatatttctatttAGGAAAGCTAGATGATGCTCTAGAATTTATCAAAAAACAAGAGAATTCAAGCTGTATAATACCTTTATCTGATACAATACGTGAGCTTCTATCTTACAAG AAAGCTGGAAATGAAGCGTATAAATCAGGAAAACACACAGAAGCAATCGAACATTACACTGCTGCTTTATCACACAGTGTTGAATCACGTTCATTTGCATCAGTTTGTTTTTGCAATAGATCTGCAGCATACAGAGGTTTAGGTCAAATCACTGATGCTATAGCAGATTGCAGCCTAGCTATAGCCCTTGATCCAAATTATCTCaag GCAATATCTAGACGAGCTAGCTTGCATGAGATGATTAGAGACTATGGACAGGTGGCAATAGATCTAGAAAGACTTGTGTCTCTTTTAACTACACGTGTGGATGAAAAGGGTGTTAATGAGATAAAACAAACTCGGATTTGGCTTTCTAATGTTGAAGAAGAATCTAGAAAGGGAATCCCGTTAAACATGTACCTCATATT GGGAACTGAATCAAATGCTAATGCATCGGATATTAAAAAGGCGTATAGAAAAGCTGCACTTAGACATCATCCTGATAAG GCTGCACAATCAGTTGTTAGAAGTGATGATGGAGATGATGGGCTATGGAAGGAGATAGCTGAAAATGTACATAAAGATGTTGATAGGCTTTTTAAAATGATTGGTGAAGCATATGCTGTGCTTTCTAACCCTCTCAag AGGTCACAATATGATCAAGATGAAGAAATGAGAAATGAAGGTCGTAGCTTTAGTAGAAGCAAATCATCAAGAATGGGTACAGATGTCCAAAATGCTGTATTTACGCGAACTGGGTCCCACCACTAA